The following is a genomic window from Treponema pallidum subsp. pallidum str. Nichols.
TTATCGGTAGTGACGACGCATATAAGAAGCGCACGAAGGAGGGGAATTGGGAACGTGTTGATTACAATGCGGCGCTTCTTTTCATTCCTGGGGTGAACGTGCTTCCGCCGAGTCCGCAGCGGTACCATAAGATAAAGCTTGTTCCCTTTACGGAGTACTTTCCGTACAAGCGGGTATTTCCCTGGTTTTACAACTTCTTGGAAAAGCAGGATGCGCGCTTTTGGGCCCAGGGGAGTGAATTCGTTGTGTTTGAGGCACGAGGGTTAAAGTTTTCTGTCCCGATTTGTTTCGAGGATGCGTTTGGGTACATCACGCGTGAGTTCTGTGCGCGTGGTGCCTCTTTGCTCGTCAATATTTCTAACGACAGTTGGGCAAAGAGTCTTTCCTGTCAGTATCAGCACCTGAGTATGGCGGTGTTTCGCGCAATCGAAAACAGGAGGGCACTGGTGCGTGCAAGTACGTCTGGCCAGACGGTTGCAATTGCGCCTGACGGGCGTATACTCGATGAACTACAGCCCTTTGCCCCGGGAGTTTTGGTGGCGGACGTTCCGATTGTCACATGCGCATGCGGAGGCTACCGGTATTGGGGGGACGCGTTGGGAGTCTTTTTTTGTGTGGCGTCCCTTTTTATATTGATTGCTGGTGGTGTGCGCCATATGCTGAGATGCAGGAGGGGCGGGTGGCGTTGAAACGGGTTAGCGAAGGGCATGGCAAGACTGTTCTGGGTGCGAAGACGGTGTTCGACGGGGTATTGCGATTCAAAGGTAACCTGCACATCAGGGGAAAGTTCTCCGGTGCTATCGATGCGCAGGGCTGTTTGACCATTGCGCCGGGTGCGGTGTGTGCAGTTCAGTACGCGCGTGCTGTTTCTATTTTTGTTGAGGGGGAAGTGAGAGGGAATCTGACGGTGGTTGATCGTGTGGAGATGAGGGATGGAAGCCGAGTGTTTGGGGATGTCACTGCTTCTAGAATTAAAATCTGTGATGGAGTTACGTTTGAGGGGTCTGTTTGCATGACTCGGGAAGGGAATGTTTCGAAGCGGGATCTATTTTCTGTCCAGTCTGAGCAATTGAAGGAGCATCTGCGTCGTTAGCGTAGATATGGTTGGGTCTTGACTGAATGCCTAAAAGAGGCGCACAGTTCCTGTATACACCACGTGAAGTTAAGGGTGTCGTCTTCTGTTTTCCTGGTGTTCTAGTCTTTAGCCAATTTAGGTGAGAGTGTTCTTGGGCGTGTACTCGTTGGACGTCGGTTTTTCTTTCCAGGGTTGTAGCGTGCACGGTGCTGCGTGCTGTTCAAACCGGTGTCGGTAATCTCGGTGTGTAAGTTATGAAAGTTTCTGTTGGTACCGTCGTCGGACAAGGAGAGTTGGGTTTGGAAGAGGGAATCGTGGGGAATCAGATTGTGTCTGAGGATAGTGCCGCTGACGTGGGGGAATGCGATGCCTACGGCGGGAGGAAGAAGCTCGTCATCCGCTCTCGCTCACGGAGACGAGTGGTGACGCCAAAAGCGCTGGAGGTGGAAAAACGTCCGCGAAGAGCCCTACGCTTTAAGCAAAATTTCTGCCCAGAAGATGCGGAAACAAGTGAGTCTTCCGCCGACGTTAAGGGTAGGGCGCGTTTGCTGATTGATGATTTAACTGAGATGGGGATGCATGCCCTGCGTGATTTTGCAGTACAGCGGGGTATCTCTCAAGAAGACGTGGTTGTCATGAAAAAGTCAGATATCATCTTTCACGTTCTTAAAAATCACACTGAGAATGGTGGCGTTATCTTTGCTTCTGGCTCGCTGGAGATATTGCCTGACGGGTATGGTTTTTTGCGTTCACCTCAGAACAGTTATTTGCCCGGTTCCGATGACATCTACGTCTCTCCAAGTCAGATTCGCCTGTTTAATCTGAAAACG
Proteins encoded in this region:
- a CDS encoding bactofilin family protein, whose translation is MALKRVSEGHGKTVLGAKTVFDGVLRFKGNLHIRGKFSGAIDAQGCLTIAPGAVCAVQYARAVSIFVEGEVRGNLTVVDRVEMRDGSRVFGDVTASRIKICDGVTFEGSVCMTREGNVSKRDLFSVQSEQLKEHLRR